One window of Fusobacterium polymorphum genomic DNA carries:
- a CDS encoding KH domain-containing protein encodes MENLESLLNYIIKELVETKDKVNVTYEVLDSNVTFKVSVAKGEMGKIIGKNGLTANAIRGVMQAAGVKDKLNVNVEFLD; translated from the coding sequence GTGGAAAATTTAGAAAGTTTATTGAATTACATTATTAAAGAATTAGTTGAAACAAAAGATAAAGTTAATGTAACTTATGAAGTTTTAGATTCAAATGTAACATTTAAAGTAAGTGTTGCAAAAGGTGAAATGGGAAAAATAATAGGTAAAAATGGACTTACAGCTAATGCTATAAGAGGAGTTATGCAGGCAGCAGGAGTAAAAGATAAACTTAATGTAAATGTTGAATTTTTAGATTAG
- the rimM gene encoding ribosome maturation factor RimM (Essential for efficient processing of 16S rRNA), translating to MELLIAGKVLGSHNLKGEVKVISDLENIEILVGNKVILELADSQQKLLTIKKIEHLVANKWIFSFEEIKNKQDTIEIRNANIKVRRDIVGIGEDEYLVSDMIGFKVYDVKGDEYLGEITEIMDTAAHDIYVIESEEFETMIPDVDVFIKNIDFENRKMLVDTIEGMKEPKVKK from the coding sequence ATGGAACTTTTAATTGCAGGAAAAGTATTAGGTTCTCATAATTTAAAAGGGGAAGTTAAAGTTATTTCTGATTTAGAAAACATTGAAATTTTAGTTGGAAATAAAGTAATTTTAGAATTAGCAGATTCTCAACAAAAATTATTAACAATTAAAAAGATAGAGCATCTTGTTGCAAATAAATGGATTTTTTCTTTTGAAGAAATTAAAAATAAACAAGATACTATTGAAATTAGAAATGCCAATATAAAAGTTAGAAGAGATATTGTTGGTATTGGTGAAGATGAATATCTTGTAAGTGATATGATAGGTTTTAAAGTCTATGATGTAAAAGGTGATGAGTATCTAGGAGAGATAACTGAGATTATGGATACTGCTGCACATGATATTTATGTTATAGAAAGTGAAGAATTTGAAACTATGATACCTGATGTAGATGTTTTCATTAAAAATATTGACTTTGAAAATAGAAAAATGTTAGTTGATACTATTGAAGGTATGAAAGAACCTAAGGTAAAAAAATGA
- a CDS encoding DUF4911 domain-containing protein yields the protein MKKSYEFLIQSKREDIDFINKIVEAYEGAGVVRTLDPIKGIISVISTEDFKDFMRDVLVDLGNKWIDLKIIEEGAWKGTL from the coding sequence ATGAAAAAAAGCTATGAATTTTTAATACAAAGCAAGAGAGAAGATATAGATTTTATAAATAAAATTGTTGAAGCTTATGAAGGAGCAGGAGTTGTAAGAACTCTTGACCCAATAAAAGGGATAATTAGTGTTATATCAACAGAAGATTTTAAAGATTTTATGAGAGATGTATTAGTAGATTTAGGTAATAAATGGATAGATTTAAAAATAATTGAAGAGGGTGCTTGGAAGGGCACTCTATAA
- a CDS encoding RNA methyltransferase has product MRNKVYLSLVHYPVYNRNKDIVCTSVTNFDIHDISRSCGTYEIKGYRLVVPVDAQKKLTERIIGYWQDGTGGQYNKDREQAFRVTDVAESIEEVVKEIERIEGQKPLIITTSARIFDNSISYKNLSKQIFEDDKPYLLLFGTGWGLTDEVMNMSDYILEPIRANSKYNHLSVRAAVAIILDRLFGEN; this is encoded by the coding sequence ATGAGAAATAAAGTTTATTTAAGTTTAGTTCATTATCCAGTTTACAATAGAAATAAAGATATTGTTTGTACCTCAGTAACAAATTTTGATATCCATGATATTTCAAGATCTTGTGGAACTTATGAAATAAAAGGTTATAGATTGGTTGTACCTGTTGATGCACAAAAAAAATTAACAGAAAGAATAATAGGATATTGGCAAGATGGTACAGGTGGTCAATATAATAAAGACAGAGAACAAGCATTTAGAGTTACAGATGTTGCAGAGAGTATAGAAGAAGTTGTAAAAGAAATAGAAAGAATTGAAGGACAAAAGCCTTTAATTATAACAACTTCTGCTAGAATTTTTGATAATAGTATAAGTTATAAAAATTTATCTAAACAAATATTTGAGGATGATAAACCTTATCTTTTACTTTTTGGTACAGGTTGGGGACTAACTGATGAAGTTATGAATATGTCTGATTATATATTAGAACCAATAAGAGCTAATTCAAAATATAATCATCTATCAGTTAGAGCAGCTGTTGCAATAATTTTGGATAGATTATTTGGAGAAAATTAA
- the rsmA gene encoding 16S rRNA (adenine(1518)-N(6)/adenine(1519)-N(6))-dimethyltransferase RsmA produces the protein MEFKHKKKYGQNFLNNKDEILNKIIEVSNISDNDEILEIGPGQGALTSLLVERVKKVTCVEIDKDLENTLRKKFSSKENYILVMGDVLEVDLRKYINQGTKVVANIPYYITSPIINKIIENKDLIDEAYIMVQKEVGERICAKSGKERGILTLAVEYYGETEYLFTIPREFFNPIPNVDSAFISIKFYKDDRYKNKISEDLFFKYIKAAFSNKRKNIVNNLATLGYSKDKIKEILNQIEVSENERAENISTDKFIELINIFEGR, from the coding sequence ATGGAATTTAAACATAAAAAAAAATATGGGCAGAATTTTTTAAATAATAAAGATGAAATTCTAAATAAAATAATTGAAGTTTCAAATATTAGTGATAATGATGAAATCTTAGAGATAGGACCAGGACAAGGAGCTTTAACTTCACTATTAGTTGAAAGGGTAAAAAAAGTAACTTGTGTTGAAATAGATAAAGATTTAGAAAATACTTTAAGAAAGAAATTTTCTTCAAAAGAAAATTACATACTTGTAATGGGAGATGTTTTAGAAGTTGATTTAAGAAAATATATAAATCAAGGTACTAAGGTTGTTGCAAACATACCTTACTATATAACATCACCTATCATTAATAAGATTATAGAGAATAAAGATTTAATAGATGAAGCCTATATAATGGTACAAAAAGAAGTAGGAGAAAGAATTTGTGCTAAGTCAGGTAAAGAAAGAGGAATTTTAACATTAGCAGTGGAATACTATGGAGAAACAGAATATTTATTCACTATTCCAAGAGAATTTTTTAATCCTATACCTAATGTAGATTCTGCTTTTATTTCAATAAAATTCTATAAAGATGATAGATACAAGAATAAGATTTCAGAAGATTTATTCTTTAAATATATAAAGGCTGCTTTTTCAAATAAAAGAAAAAATATTGTAAATAATTTAGCAACATTAGGATATTCAAAGGATAAGATAAAGGAAATATTAAATCAAATTGAAGTATCTGAAAATGAAAGAGCTGAAAATATATCAACAGATAAATTTATTGAGCTTATAAATATTTTTGAAGGTAGATGA
- the hpt gene encoding hypoxanthine phosphoribosyltransferase, producing MKYRIENLIDKETVEKRIKELAREIEKDYAGEEVYCVGLLKGSVIFLSDLVKEINIPVIIDFMSVSSYGSETVSSGDVKILKDTDLDLRGKHVLIVEDIIDTGLTLEYVIKYFKEGKGVKSLRTCTLLSKPERRKVDVKVEYIGFDVPDKFVIGYGLDYDQRYRNLPYIAVVIPE from the coding sequence GTGAAGTATAGAATTGAAAATTTGATTGATAAAGAAACAGTAGAAAAAAGAATAAAAGAGTTAGCAAGAGAAATTGAAAAAGATTATGCAGGAGAAGAGGTTTATTGTGTCGGACTGTTAAAAGGTTCTGTAATCTTTTTAAGTGATTTAGTAAAAGAAATAAATATACCAGTAATAATAGATTTTATGTCAGTTTCTAGTTATGGAAGTGAAACAGTTAGCAGTGGAGATGTAAAAATTTTAAAAGATACAGATTTAGATTTAAGAGGAAAACATGTTTTAATAGTTGAAGATATAATTGACACAGGATTAACTTTGGAATATGTAATAAAATATTTTAAAGAAGGAAAAGGAGTTAAAAGTCTTAGAACTTGCACATTATTAAGTAAACCTGAAAGAAGAAAAGTAGATGTTAAAGTTGAATATATAGGTTTTGATGTACCAGATAAATTTGTAATTGGTTATGGGCTTGATTATGACCAAAGATATAGAAATTTACCATATATAGCTGTTGTTATTCCTGAATAG
- the trmD gene encoding tRNA (guanosine(37)-N1)-methyltransferase TrmD gives MKINILTLFPKMFDGFLSESIIARAIKFGAVEVNIIDIRDYCFDKHKQADDMPFGGGNGMVMKPEPLFLALENVSGKVIYTSPQGKTFNQEIAKELVKEEELTIIAGHYEGIDERVVENKVDMELSIGDFVLTGGEIPAMTISDTIIRLLPDVIKKESYENDSFYNGLLDYPHYTRPAEYKDLKVPEVLLSGNHKKIDEWRLKESLRRTYLRRRELIENRELTKLEKKLLDEIKKEEV, from the coding sequence ATGAAAATAAATATTTTAACATTATTTCCAAAGATGTTTGATGGCTTTCTAAGTGAAAGCATTATTGCAAGAGCAATAAAATTTGGAGCAGTGGAAGTAAATATTATTGATATAAGGGATTACTGTTTTGATAAACATAAACAAGCTGATGATATGCCTTTTGGTGGTGGAAATGGAATGGTTATGAAACCAGAACCTTTATTTTTAGCTTTAGAAAATGTTTCAGGAAAAGTTATCTATACTTCACCACAGGGGAAAACTTTCAATCAAGAAATAGCAAAAGAACTTGTAAAAGAGGAAGAATTAACCATCATTGCAGGACATTATGAAGGAATAGATGAAAGAGTTGTAGAAAATAAAGTTGATATGGAATTATCAATAGGAGATTTTGTTTTAACAGGCGGTGAAATACCTGCCATGACTATTTCTGATACTATAATTAGATTACTTCCAGATGTTATAAAAAAAGAATCCTATGAAAATGATTCTTTTTATAATGGGCTTTTAGATTATCCACATTACACAAGACCAGCAGAGTATAAAGATTTAAAAGTTCCAGAAGTTTTATTATCAGGTAATCATAAAAAAATAGATGAATGGCGTTTAAAAGAAAGCCTAAGAAGAACTTATTTAAGAAGAAGAGAATTGATTGAGAATAGAGAATTAACAAAATTAGAAAAAAAGCTTTTAGATGAGATAAAAAAAGAGGAAGTGTAA
- a CDS encoding transketolase family protein: MSKKSTRQAYGEALVELGRINNDIVVLDADLSKSTKTDLFKKEFPKRHLNIGIAEADLMGTAAGFATCGKIPFASTFAMFAAGRAFEQIRNTIAYPKLNVKIAPTHAGISVGEDGGSHQSIEDIALMRAIPGMVVLCPCDAVETKKMVFAAAEYNGPVYLRLGRLDVETVLDDNYDFQIGIANTLKEGNDVTIVSTGLLTQEALKAAEELAKENISVRVINCGTIKPLDGETILKAAQETKFIITAEEHSVIGGLGSAVSEFLSETHPTLVKKLGVYDKFGQSGKGAEMLEKYELTAAKLISMVKENLK, from the coding sequence ATGAGTAAGAAGTCTACAAGACAAGCTTATGGAGAAGCCTTAGTAGAACTTGGAAGAATAAATAATGATATAGTTGTATTGGATGCTGATTTAAGTAAATCTACAAAAACTGACTTATTTAAAAAAGAATTTCCAAAAAGACATTTAAATATAGGAATTGCAGAAGCAGATTTAATGGGAACAGCTGCTGGTTTTGCAACTTGTGGGAAGATTCCTTTTGCTTCAACTTTTGCAATGTTTGCTGCTGGAAGAGCTTTTGAACAAATTAGAAATACAATAGCTTATCCAAAATTAAATGTAAAAATTGCTCCAACTCATGCTGGAATTTCAGTAGGAGAAGATGGGGGATCACACCAATCAATAGAGGATATAGCTCTTATGAGAGCAATCCCAGGAATGGTTGTTCTATGTCCTTGTGATGCAGTTGAAACTAAAAAAATGGTTTTTGCAGCTGCTGAATATAACGGGCCAGTTTATTTAAGACTTGGAAGATTAGATGTTGAAACTGTATTAGATGATAATTATGATTTTCAAATTGGTATAGCTAATACTTTAAAAGAAGGTAATGATGTTACAATAGTTTCAACAGGACTTTTAACACAAGAAGCTCTAAAAGCTGCTGAAGAGTTAGCAAAAGAAAATATTTCTGTCAGAGTTATAAATTGTGGAACTATTAAACCATTAGATGGAGAAACAATTTTAAAAGCAGCTCAGGAAACTAAATTTATAATAACTGCTGAAGAACATTCAGTTATTGGTGGATTAGGTTCTGCTGTTTCTGAATTTTTATCAGAAACTCATCCTACATTAGTTAAAAAATTAGGTGTTTATGATAAGTTTGGACAAAGTGGAAAAGGAGCAGAAATGTTAGAAAAATATGAACTAACTGCTGCAAAATTAATTTCTATGGTTAAAGAAAACTTAAAATAA
- a CDS encoding PolC-type DNA polymerase III, producing the protein MNNRQIIIEPNMEVFSKLGVKSIEIKNILLNTRIKRITFNCAVSSMNCIDDIDIIYKDILSKFGRELDIEFITDNKNLSLKDDEIKTIAIRAIERLKTKNTTSKSFLCFYKLHVQNNYIVIELNDENTKFMLEEVKISSKIENILDEYGIKDYKIIFSVGDFSKEISNVEEKIKMDIEKHQDTINAEREKIVKTSSTSETQVYKVKNDFKRGSKTKEIKGETISIKDFYDLYDGETCIVKGEIFSMEDMTLKSGKILRTIRITDGESSLTSKIFLDEDDKLDIREGMLLKLSGKLQLDTYAGNEKTLMINSVNVLEKENSKKEDRAEEKMVELHAHTKMSEMVGVTDVEDLIKRAKEYGHKAIAITDYSVVHSYPAAFKTAKKFSTDEEKMKAIFGCEMYMIDDEAPMVTNPKDKKIDEEEFVVFDIETTGLNSHTNEIIEIGAVKIKAGRIVDRYSQLINPGRPIPYHITEITSITDEQVANEPKIDEVIGKFIDFVGDAVLVAHNAPFDMGFIKRDVKKYLNIDLQSSVIDTLQMARDLFPDLKKYGLGDLNKTLGLALEKHHRAVDDSQATANMFIIFLDKYKEKGLEYIKDINVGFEVNVKKQSLKNIMVLVKTQDGLKNMYKLVSESHIKYFGNKKARIPKSVLVENREGLIIGSSLTAHFMNTGELADLYLRHDLEKLEEAAKFYDYIELLPKSTYNELIEKDGTGALGSYEEVEKMNKYFYDLGKRLGILVTASSNIHYLDENEDIIRSILLYGSGTVYNSRQYSINNGFYFRTTDEMLQEFSYLGEDEAKEVIIKNTNKIADMIESGIRPIPEGFYPPKMENAEEIVRTMTYEKAHRIYGDPLPDIVSARLERELNAIINNGFSVLYLSAQKLVKKSLDNGYLVGSRGSVGSSLVAFMMGITEVNALYPHYICDNPECKHSEFIEREGVGIDLPDKICPKCGKKLRKDGYSIPFEVFMGFKGDKVPDIDLNFSGEYQSEIHRYCEELFGKENVFKAGTISTLAEKNAEAYVRKYFEDNNLNAVRAEIIRLGRLCQGAKKTTGQHPGGMVIVPQGNSIYEFCPVQRPANDETSESTTTHYDYHVMDEQLVKLDILGHDDPTTIKLLQEYTNMEIKDIPLADKETLKIFSSTESLGVTPEQIGTEIGTYGIPEFGTGFVRQMLIDTRPTTFAELVRISGLSHGTNVWLNNAQEFVRNGQATLSQIITVRDDIMNYLIDQGLDNSDAFKIMEFVRKGKPKKEPENWEKFSTMMKEKNVPDWYIESCRRIEYMFPKGHAVAYVMMAMRIAYFKVHQPLAFYAAFLSRKAEDFDMEVMSRGILAKQKLEELSKEPKLDPKKKNEQAICEIVIEMEARGLELLPVDIYLSAGRKFTIENEKIRIPLIGINGLGGAVIDAIVKEREEGKFISIEDLKRRTKMSQPVVDKLKNIGAISSLSETNQISLF; encoded by the coding sequence ATGAATAATAGGCAAATTATTATAGAGCCTAATATGGAAGTTTTTTCTAAGTTAGGTGTAAAAAGTATAGAAATTAAAAATATTCTCTTAAATACAAGAATTAAGAGGATAACTTTTAATTGTGCTGTATCATCTATGAATTGTATAGATGATATAGATATAATATACAAAGATATCCTTTCAAAGTTTGGAAGAGAACTGGATATAGAGTTTATAACAGATAATAAAAATTTATCTTTAAAAGATGATGAAATAAAAACTATTGCAATTAGGGCTATAGAAAGGTTGAAAACTAAAAATACAACCTCTAAGTCCTTTTTGTGTTTTTATAAGCTACATGTTCAAAATAATTATATAGTTATAGAACTTAATGATGAAAATACAAAATTTATGTTGGAAGAAGTTAAGATTTCTTCAAAAATAGAAAACATTTTAGATGAATATGGTATTAAAGATTATAAAATTATTTTTAGTGTTGGAGATTTTTCAAAAGAAATTTCTAATGTTGAAGAAAAAATTAAAATGGACATAGAAAAACATCAAGACACTATAAATGCTGAAAGAGAAAAAATAGTAAAGACTAGCTCTACTTCTGAAACACAAGTATACAAAGTTAAAAATGACTTTAAAAGAGGCTCAAAAACAAAAGAAATAAAAGGAGAAACTATCTCAATAAAAGATTTTTATGATTTATATGATGGAGAAACTTGTATAGTTAAGGGAGAAATTTTTTCAATGGAAGATATGACATTGAAAAGTGGAAAAATCTTAAGAACTATAAGAATAACAGATGGAGAAAGTTCTCTTACTTCTAAAATATTTTTAGATGAAGATGATAAATTAGATATTCGTGAAGGAATGCTTTTAAAATTAAGTGGTAAGCTTCAATTAGATACTTATGCAGGAAATGAAAAAACTTTAATGATAAATTCTGTAAATGTTTTAGAAAAAGAAAACTCTAAAAAAGAAGATAGAGCAGAAGAAAAAATGGTTGAGTTACATGCACATACGAAAATGAGTGAAATGGTTGGAGTAACTGATGTTGAAGATCTTATAAAAAGAGCTAAGGAATATGGACATAAAGCAATAGCTATTACAGATTATTCAGTTGTACATTCTTACCCAGCTGCATTTAAAACAGCTAAAAAGTTTTCAACAGATGAGGAAAAAATGAAAGCTATTTTTGGTTGTGAAATGTATATGATAGATGATGAAGCACCTATGGTTACCAACCCAAAAGATAAAAAAATTGATGAAGAGGAATTTGTTGTATTTGATATAGAAACTACTGGTTTAAATTCACATACTAATGAAATTATAGAAATTGGAGCAGTAAAAATAAAAGCTGGAAGAATAGTGGATAGATATTCACAACTTATCAACCCAGGGAGACCTATTCCATATCATATCACTGAAATTACAAGTATAACAGATGAACAAGTTGCTAATGAACCTAAAATAGATGAGGTAATTGGAAAGTTTATAGACTTTGTTGGAGATGCAGTTTTGGTTGCACATAATGCACCTTTTGATATGGGATTTATAAAAAGAGATGTTAAGAAATACTTGAATATAGATTTACAATCTTCTGTCATTGATACTTTACAAATGGCAAGAGATTTATTCCCTGATTTAAAGAAATATGGATTGGGAGATTTAAATAAAACTTTAGGTCTAGCACTTGAAAAACACCATAGAGCAGTTGATGACTCACAAGCGACTGCAAATATGTTCATTATATTCTTAGATAAATATAAAGAAAAAGGCTTAGAATATATTAAAGATATCAATGTAGGTTTCGAAGTCAATGTGAAGAAACAATCTTTAAAAAATATCATGGTCTTAGTCAAAACTCAAGATGGTTTAAAAAATATGTATAAATTAGTTTCTGAATCTCATATAAAATACTTTGGTAATAAAAAAGCTAGAATACCTAAATCAGTTTTGGTAGAAAATAGAGAAGGACTTATAATAGGAAGTTCTTTAACTGCACATTTTATGAATACAGGAGAACTTGCTGATTTATATTTAAGACATGATTTAGAAAAATTAGAAGAAGCAGCAAAGTTTTATGACTACATAGAATTACTACCAAAATCAACTTATAATGAACTTATAGAAAAAGATGGAACAGGTGCATTAGGTTCTTATGAAGAAGTTGAAAAAATGAATAAATATTTTTATGATTTAGGTAAAAGACTTGGAATTTTAGTAACTGCTAGTTCTAATATTCATTATCTTGATGAAAATGAAGATATAATAAGATCTATTTTATTATATGGTAGTGGAACAGTATATAATTCAAGACAATACAGTATAAATAATGGTTTTTATTTTAGAACAACTGATGAAATGTTACAGGAATTTAGTTATTTAGGAGAAGATGAAGCAAAAGAAGTTATTATAAAAAATACAAATAAAATAGCTGATATGATAGAAAGTGGAATAAGACCTATACCAGAAGGTTTTTATCCACCTAAAATGGAAAATGCAGAAGAAATTGTTAGAACTATGACTTATGAAAAGGCACATAGAATATATGGTGATCCTTTACCTGACATTGTTTCAGCAAGATTGGAAAGAGAATTAAATGCTATTATAAATAATGGTTTCTCTGTATTGTATTTATCTGCTCAAAAGCTAGTTAAAAAATCTTTAGATAATGGTTATCTAGTTGGTTCAAGAGGTTCAGTTGGTTCTTCACTTGTTGCATTTATGATGGGAATAACAGAGGTTAATGCTCTATATCCTCATTATATCTGTGATAACCCTGAATGTAAACACTCTGAATTTATTGAAAGAGAAGGAGTAGGGATAGATTTACCAGATAAAATTTGTCCAAAATGTGGAAAAAAACTTAGAAAAGATGGATATTCTATACCATTTGAAGTTTTTATGGGGTTTAAAGGAGATAAAGTACCAGATATAGACTTAAATTTCTCAGGAGAATATCAATCTGAAATTCACAGATATTGTGAAGAATTATTTGGTAAGGAAAATGTATTTAAAGCAGGAACTATCTCAACACTTGCTGAAAAAAATGCTGAGGCCTATGTAAGAAAATATTTTGAAGATAATAATTTGAATGCAGTTAGAGCTGAAATTATAAGATTGGGTAGACTTTGTCAAGGAGCTAAAAAGACAACAGGTCAGCACCCAGGAGGAATGGTTATAGTACCACAAGGAAATTCAATCTATGAATTTTGTCCTGTACAAAGACCAGCTAATGATGAAACAAGTGAATCTACAACAACTCATTATGATTATCATGTAATGGATGAACAATTAGTAAAACTTGATATACTAGGGCATGATGACCCTACAACTATAAAACTTTTACAAGAGTATACTAATATGGAAATTAAAGATATTCCACTTGCTGATAAAGAAACTTTAAAAATCTTTTCATCAACTGAATCTTTAGGAGTAACACCTGAACAGATAGGAACAGAAATAGGAACTTATGGAATACCAGAATTTGGTACTGGTTTTGTAAGACAGATGCTTATAGACACAAGACCTACAACCTTTGCAGAGCTTGTAAGAATATCAGGGCTTTCACATGGTACAAATGTTTGGCTTAATAATGCACAAGAATTTGTAAGAAATGGACAAGCAACTCTTTCACAAATAATAACAGTGAGAGATGATATTATGAACTATTTAATAGATCAAGGTTTGGATAACAGTGATGCCTTTAAGATTATGGAGTTTGTAAGAAAAGGTAAACCTAAAAAAGAGCCAGAAAACTGGGAAAAATTTTCTACTATGATGAAAGAAAAGAATGTTCCTGATTGGTATATTGAATCTTGTAGAAGAATAGAGTATATGTTCCCTAAGGGACATGCTGTTGCCTATGTTATGATGGCAATGAGAATAGCATATTTTAAGGTTCATCAACCGCTTGCATTTTATGCAGCCTTCTTATCAAGAAAAGCAGAAGATTTTGATATGGAAGTTATGAGTAGAGGAATTCTTGCTAAGCAAAAATTAGAAGAACTCTCCAAAGAACCTAAATTAGATCCTAAGAAAAAAAATGAACAGGCTATATGTGAAATTGTAATTGAAATGGAAGCAAGAGGTTTAGAGCTTTTACCTGTTGATATCTATCTATCAGCTGGTAGAAAATTTACAATAGAAAATGAAAAAATTAGAATACCTTTAATTGGAATAAATGGACTTGGAGGTGCAGTAATTGATGCCATAGTCAAGGAAAGAGAAGAAGGAAAATTTATTTCAATTGAAGATTTAAAAAGAAGAACAAAAATGTCTCAACCTGTTGTAGACAAATTAAAAAATATTGGAGCAATTTCAAGTTTAAGTGAAACAAACCAAATTTCTTTATTTTAA
- a CDS encoding transketolase: MKDISFLKEKAKEIRKSIVSMITEAKSGHPGGSLSATDILTALYFSEMNVDPTNPKMKGRDRFVLSKGHAAPAIYATLAEKGYFSKDELMTLRKFGSRLQGHPDMKKLPGIEISTGSLGQGLSVANGMALNAKIFDENYRTYVVLGDGEIQEGQIWEAAMTAAHYKLDNLCAFLDSNNLQIDGNVSEIMGVEPLDKKWEAFGWNVIKIDGHDFEQILSALAKARECKGKPTMIIAKTIKGKGVSFMENVCGFHGVAPTLEELERALAELA, translated from the coding sequence ATGAAAGATATTAGTTTTTTAAAAGAAAAAGCTAAAGAGATTAGAAAGTCTATTGTTTCTATGATTACAGAAGCAAAATCAGGACATCCAGGTGGTTCTTTATCTGCAACTGATATTTTAACTGCACTTTATTTCTCAGAAATGAATGTAGACCCAACTAATCCAAAAATGAAAGGAAGGGATAGATTTGTTCTTTCAAAAGGACATGCAGCACCTGCTATATATGCAACTTTAGCTGAAAAAGGATATTTTTCAAAAGATGAATTAATGACACTAAGAAAATTTGGAAGCAGACTTCAAGGACATCCTGATATGAAAAAACTTCCAGGAATTGAAATTTCAACTGGTTCTCTAGGACAAGGTTTATCAGTTGCAAATGGTATGGCTTTAAATGCAAAAATCTTTGATGAAAATTATAGAACTTATGTTGTTTTAGGTGATGGAGAAATACAAGAAGGACAAATTTGGGAAGCAGCTATGACTGCAGCTCATTATAAACTTGATAACCTTTGTGCTTTTCTAGATAGTAATAATTTACAAATTGATGGAAACGTTAGTGAAATAATGGGAGTTGAACCATTAGATAAAAAATGGGAAGCTTTTGGTTGGAATGTTATTAAAATAGATGGACATGATTTTGAACAAATTCTTTCTGCTTTGGCAAAAGCAAGAGAATGCAAAGGTAAACCAACTATGATTATTGCAAAAACTATAAAAGGTAAAGGAGTATCTTTTATGGAGAATGTTTGTGGTTTCCATGGAGTTGCACCTACACTTGAAGAATTGGAAAGAGCATTAGCTGAATTAGCTTAA